Part of the Labilibaculum antarcticum genome, GTTACAACAGGCTGCTGTTTTGGGTAAAAATCTTATAAATATCCAAAAAGGGAAGGAAATGAAGGCATTTCATTATAAGGACAGAGGCTCTTTGGCAACAATTGGTAAGAATCTGGCGGTGGCTGATTTGCCAGGAGTTAAAATACAAGGGTTTTTGGCTTGGATACTTTGGTTATTTGTTCACTTAATGGCAATAGTTGGTGTAAAGAACCGATTCTTTATTCTGGTCAATTGGGTTTGGAATTATTGGACTTCGGATCAATCGCTGCGGGTTTTAATTCGACCAGATAAACGAAGTTTTACCGATAGGGCTTCAAAAAGGAATCAGATAAAGGAGAAGATTAATATGAATTAGGACCAACTACTAATCCAAATGAGCTTTTAGTGCACTTCTGTTCTATAAGTCTTTTGATTATGTGCTGGCATTCTACAGGCGCAATTTTAAATTTTTATATTTCAAGAAGTCTGAAAGCATCAATTTCACAAGAGATTGGTGCTTTTTTAATTTTTGGCACAGGCTTTGCAACTATTCAGTCAAAGTATACCGGTACTTGATTTTTAGAAGATTTGTCCCAATCATAGGATGACAATAGTAAAAGCCATTTAAGAGTGTTGTGGAGTATTTGAATTTCATTTTACGCAAAACGACAATTAGGCTTACATATTAAAAATTAAACGCCATGAGAAAGTCTATGTTATATAAGTTGACAGCCAGTATTGTATTGGTTTCAGCCATCGCAGTTTCTACTTCAAGTGTTTCAGCTCAACGCAGGTCAAATAAAAATGATAAGCAACGTTACGAGGAGCCTAGTAAATCAAATCGTTTAAGAGAGTCCGATAAAAAAGAGAAATATAATAGGAGTAGTTATTCGGATCGCTCAGATCAAAAAAGAAATGCTTCTTCCAAGAAGTATAAGAAGCAAAATGCTAATTATAAGCGGGATAGTTATGGTAAAAGTCATTCAAACCATAAAGGTCATTCAAAAGCTAATGGTTACGTAAAGAATAGAGGTAATAATGGTTCGCATGCACATAGATCTTATTCATCTTCAGGCGATCATTACCGAAGTAATAGATATCCAAAAACTGTTCATCCTCAACATTCTTACAGACGCTTTTATAATGATCGTGGACACAATTGTTATCGACACGGTCGTTACGGAAATGTAGTAGTAAGATTTGCTGTTGCTCCTGTGGTAATAAGACACACTTATGGGGATTATTATTACTCAGATGGGGATTATTACAGATTTTACCCAGAAGTTGGATACGTAATGGTTGATGCGCCAAATTCATTGTATTTCTCTTATGTACCAGATAATTGTCAAAGAATTTCACTGCACGGAGGGATATATTATACAAATGGAGATATTTGTTTTGTTAAAAGCAGGAATGGTTTTAGATTAGTAAATGCTCCTAGTGGAATACATTTATCTTTCAGTTTTTAATGGGAATGTAAAAAAACAGGTGTTTTAAACTTAACAATATTGAAATCGGTAGTATCTGTATAAATAAAAAACATGGGGGTGTGGTTGCGAAAAATGACTTGAATGAGTCTTAAAAAACGCAAAACCACACCCTTCTTGTGTAAAAAATGACGTTTTGATGCTTGCGTGGTCTGAAACGGGGTATTTCTCAATGTTGGCTTTTCCTTTCGGATTATGACTATATCAATTGAGGGAGTTAGGATGGTAATAATGAATCTTAATTTGTTTGGGTGTAGTCATTTTAGGGGGTGTTGTGAAAAATCTTATTTTTGCCACCCGAAAACGTTTTCGTAAATCTGTTGTGAAACAGTTTTTCAGTTCCGTAGCAAAAGATGATTCATGGTCTGAATGTATTGATTTTATTGGGTTTTACGCTTTGTTTTGTGAGGACTTTAAATTCTGATTTTCGCTTGGATATTCAGTTGAAACTAGGCTATTTTATCTCTCAATAACTTATAACAACAACACACAAATTAAAACAGGCGCATTATGACAAGGGATGAATATTTAATGGATCCGAATAAGTTGGTGCAATTCCTTCAAAA contains:
- a CDS encoding DUF6515 family protein, which codes for MRKSMLYKLTASIVLVSAIAVSTSSVSAQRRSNKNDKQRYEEPSKSNRLRESDKKEKYNRSSYSDRSDQKRNASSKKYKKQNANYKRDSYGKSHSNHKGHSKANGYVKNRGNNGSHAHRSYSSSGDHYRSNRYPKTVHPQHSYRRFYNDRGHNCYRHGRYGNVVVRFAVAPVVIRHTYGDYYYSDGDYYRFYPEVGYVMVDAPNSLYFSYVPDNCQRISLHGGIYYTNGDICFVKSRNGFRLVNAPSGIHLSFSF